From Chionomys nivalis chromosome 21, mChiNiv1.1, whole genome shotgun sequence, a single genomic window includes:
- the Mmp15 gene encoding matrix metalloproteinase-15, which yields MGSDRSASRRPGCTGSCLGDRAWLLPLLLVLLDCLGRGTTSEDAEVYAAENWLRLYGYLPQPSRHMSTMRSAQILASALAEMQNFYGIPVTGVLDEETKAWMKRPRCGVPDQFGVRVKANLRRRKRYTLTGKTWNSHHLTFSIQNYTEKLGWHNSMEAVRRAFHVWEQVTPLVFQEVSYDDIRLRRREEADIMVLFASGFHGDSSPFDGVGGFLAHAYFPGPGLGGDTHFDADEPWTFSSTDLHGISLFLVAVHELGHALGLEHSSNPNAIMAPFYQWMDTDHFQLPEDDLRGIQQLYGSPDGKPQPTRPLPTVRPRRPGRPDHQPPRPPQPPHPGGKPERPPKPGPPPQPRATERPDQYGPNICDGNFDTVAVLRGEMFVFKGRWFWRVRHNRVLDNYPMPIGHFWRGLPGNISAAYERQDGHFVFFKGNRYWLFREANLEPGYPQPLSSYGTDIPYDRIDTAIWWEPTGHTFFFQADRYWRFNEETQHGDPGYPKPISVWQGIPNSPKGAFLSNDAAYTYFYKGTKYWKFNNERLRMEPGHPKSILRDFMGCQEHVEPRPRWPDVARPPFNPNGGAEPEANDDGKEEDAGDKDEGSRVVVQMEEVVRTVNVVMVLVPLLLLLCILGLAFALVQMQRKGTPRMLLYCKRSLQEWV from the exons AACTGGCTGCGGCTCTACGGCTACCTACCCCAGCCTAGTCGCCACATGTCCACCATGCGCTCTGCCCAGATCCTGGCTTCCGCCCTTGCGGAGATGCAGAATTTCTATGGGATCCCTGTCACGGGTGTGCTTGATGAAGAGACAAAGGC GTGGATGAAGCGGCCCCGCTGTGGGGTGCCTGATCAGTTTGGGGTACGCGTGAAAGCCAACCTGCGTCGGAGGAAGCGTTATACCCTGACGGGAAAGACGTGGAACAGTCACCACCTAACCTTCAG CATCCAGAACTACACGGAGAAACTAGGCTGGCACAACTCAATGGAAGCAGTACGCAGGGCTTTCCACGTGTGGGAGCAGGTCACGCCCCTGGTCTTCCAGGAAGTATCCTACGATGACATTCGGCTGCGAAGGCGTGAGGAGGCTGACATCATGGTACTCtttgcctctggcttccatggcgACAGCTCACCGTTTGATGGCGTGGGTGGCTTTCTGGCCCACGCTTATTTCCCTGGCCCTGGTCTGGGTGGAGACACCCATTTCGACGCAGATgagccttggaccttctccaGCACTGACCTGCATG GAATCAGCCTCTTTCTGGTGGCAGTGCACGAGCTGGGCCATGCACTAGGACTGGAGCACTCGAGCAACCCCAATGCCATCATGGCACCTTTCTACCAATGGATGGACACTGACCACTTCCAGCTGCCCGAGGACGACCTTCGGGGCATCCAGCAGCTGTATG GCTCCCCAGATGGTAAGCCACAGCCCACCCGGCCTCTCCCCACTGTGAGGCCCCGACGGCCAGGACGGCCAGATCACCAGCCCCCTCGGCCTCCCCAGCCACCACATCCAGGTGGGAAGCCAGAGAGGCCCCCCAAGCCAgggcccccaccccagccccgaGCCACAGAGAGGCCTGACCAGTATGGCCCCAACATCTGCGATGGCAACTTCGACACAGTGGCCGTGCTTCGTGGAGAGATGTTTGTGTTTAAG GGCCGTTGGTTCTGGCGAGTCCGGCACAACCGTGTTCTGGACAACTATCCTATGCCGATCGGCCACTTCTGGCGTGGTCTGCCGGGGAACATCAGTGCTGCCTACGAACGCCAGGACGGACACTTTGTCTTTTTCAAAG GTAACCGCTACTGGCTTTTCCGGGAAGCCAACCTGGAGCCTGGCTACCCACAGCCACTGAGCAGCTATGGTACAGACATCCCCTATGACCGCATCGACACAGCCATCTGGTGGGAGCCCACAGGCCACACCTTCTTCTTCCAAGCAGACAG GTACTGGCGCTTCAATGAGGAGACGCAGCATGGAGACCCTGGCTACCCCAAGCCCATCAGTGTCTGGCAGGGCATCCCCAACTCTCCCAAAGGAGCCTTCCTCAGCAATGATGCAG CCTACACCTACTTCTACAAGGGCACCAAATACTGGAAATTCAACAATGAGCGCCTGCGGATGGAACCCGGCCACCCCAAATCCATCCTGCGGGACTTCATGGGCTGCCAGGAGCACGTGGAGCCCCGACCGCGATGGCCTGACGTGGCTCGTCCACCCTTCAACCCCAACGGGGGCGCCGAGCCTGAGGCCAATGACGATGGCAAGGAAGAGGATGCGGGTGACAAGGACGAGGGCAGCCGCGTGGTGGTGCAGATGGAGGAGGTGGTTCGGACGGTGAACGTGGTGATGGTGCTGgtccccttgctgctgctgctctgcatcctgggcctggcctttgccctggtGCAGATGCAGCGCAAGGGCACACCCCGCATGCTGCTCTACTGCAAGCGCTCACTGCAGGAGTGGGTGTAG